The following coding sequences are from one Schizosaccharomyces osmophilus chromosome 1, complete sequence window:
- the mrpl1 gene encoding mitochondrial ribosomal protein subunit L1, giving the protein MSIPRFIFGKRNLWNNPLKIKGTLPYQTLRSYAKKSKESPSFSMTVPEVTKYLRALSVSVPFEGSYVLSVGLRTRRGLPPVRGKVLFPHPFLETPKVCVLAVGDAQREALEHGATYAGGENVVQKILAEEIEFSKCLAHPNASHLLPKVAKTLGPKHLLPAAKRGTIVEEVGPAVEAAMKMTDYREANGVINMPVGKLDYDEKLLQDNIEALLNSIRNHISQLPTKVKVTIKKTHLFASNTISLPLPYK; this is encoded by the coding sequence atgtCGATACCTAGGTTTATATTTGGAAAGCGAAATTTATGGAACAATCCACTGAAGATCAAGGGAACTCTTCCATATCAAACGCTACGTAGCTATGCAAAAAAGTCAAAGGAATctccttcattttcaatgaCAGTTCCTGAAGTTACCAAGTATCTACGAGCCCTGAGTGTTTCTGTTCCTTTTGAAGGATCTTATGTTCTTTCAGTGGGTCTACGGACCCGACGAGGACTTCCACCTGTTCGAGGAAAAGTGTTATTTCCTCATCCATTTCTTGAGACTCCTAAAGTTTGCGTCTTAGCTGTTGGGGATGCACAACGAGAGGCTTTAGAACACGGTGCAACTTATGCTGGTGGAGAGAATGTCgtccaaaaaatattagcggaagaaatagaattttcaaaatgctTGGCTCATCCTAATGCTTCTCATCTGTTGCCTAAAGTAGCAAAAACTTTAGGACCAAAACATCTGCTGCCTGCGGCGAAGCGTGGAACTATAGTTGAAGAAGTAGGCCCTGCTGTGGAAGCAGCGATGAAAATGACGGATTATCGGGAAGCAAACGGTGTTATTAATATGCCTGTGGGAAAGCTAGATTATGATGAAAAGCTACTACAAGACAATATTGAAGCGTTGCTTAATAGTATACGCAACCATATATCGCAGCTTCCAACAAAAGTTAAAGTTACAATCAAAAAGACACATCTTTTCGCTTCCAATACGATTTCTTTACCTCTTCCCTATAAATAA
- the saf5 gene encoding splicing factor Saf5 has protein sequence MTDLEKIYQIPKDLVRKVETGETLSDDREILFFEDSNVNYKIDFPCQMNWGLGALLDVYITSKSFILFDPEENFGWRIPYKLITLHAKQSNPKPFVYLQLEGELKSLSSCKTTPEEQKSLIKGSIQKNGDKEVIVDAHGSLLHANASSVSENDFKSMSITHAAPVSALLQDQSGNVYRSKNINELSNCYSCLFGQEPPFKINAAEKSSELNSASESEEDATESSVFEITLFVSDFDACYQALCSCQSLHPDPLSDEEEQDAFSLLSDPNHQWITEDNLDDSATALEIDTESEYPKWRRTD, from the coding sequence ATGACTgatcttgaaaaaatttacCAGATTCCAAAAGATCTTGTACGAAAAGTCGAAACTGGAGAAACTTTATCTGACGATCGCGAAATTCtgttttttgaagactCAAATGTGAATTATAAAATTGATTTCCCATGCCAGATGAACTGGGGGCTCGGTGCTCTCTTGGATGTATATATAACATCAAagtcttttattctatttgATCCTGAGGAGAACTTTGGCTGGAGGATCCCGTACAAGCTAATAACCTTGCATGCAAAACAAAGTAATCCGAAACCCTTTGTCTACTTACAGTTGGAGGGAGAACTTAAGTCTTTAAGTTCATGTAAAACGACACCTGAAGAACAGAAGTCTCTTATTAAAGGAagcattcaaaagaatggcGACAAAGAAGTTATAGTTGACGCACATGGCTCTTTACTCCATGCAAATGCTTCATCGGTTTCCGAAAATGATTTCAAGTCAATGTCGATAACTCATGCGGCACCCGTGTCAGCTTTGTTGCAGGATCAGTCTGGAAATGTGTATCGAtctaaaaatataaatgaGCTTTCAAATTGTTATTCATGTTTGTTCGGCCAAGAGCCTCCATTCAAGATCAACGCTGCCGAAAAATCATCTGAATTAAACAGTGCCTCAGAAAGCGAAGAAGATGCTACAGAATCCTCCGTTTTTGAGATAACTTTGTTTGTATCAGATTTCGATGCCTGTTATCAGGCTTTATGTTCTTGTCAATCTTTACATCCTGATCCTCTctctgatgaagaagaacaggATGCCTTTTCGTTACTCTCTGATCCAAATCATCAGTGGATTACAGAAGATAATTTGGATGATAGTGCTACTGCTTTAGAAATTGATACTGAATCAGAATACCCAAAATGGCGGCGTACAGACTGA
- the ftp105 gene encoding Golgi localized protein, HID1-like protein 3, implicated in vesicle-mediated transport encodes MGGQESKLAFQRGIARLADDSAIPLDDDVWVSFWNIPESAAEVYSFLNPDLIRRIRELQFENIEKLLLVLTSRLFALKNNKHFPNLESAPANDALNCIRVLTRIIPLLDEQPNLQQWNQKFWWSLRKRKVMSTESSELDLASFTSTFEKELSANDKPDEPFTANPLSSIIRPASNDPTGQEISNHETSNSLDKSYVYEKTLMEELLNTLCNLMFCRGFTLPEESPEQFTYRIWDKGIGTQESASNLPKDILSNRIEVLRLIMVLISKRVYQDEDSNSHTLTYLTYFSNKQFSLIFLYSLINTAINLRSESRKVAYSNLLYNDVNGPLSKLACQILLIFWDYTAPKASTHYFLRRYNLPLDSCVENQYRAYFSRLHLQKDYEFLVDNCCRLLNVQLPITSYLPLSQKPSIHFPELVLLAWQAILYNNRFRAYLTTSSYASDFLVAIQFYALRYRDEPKYSGLVRLCLFIVHYLSSEKVLCERLNKPCFNSQTLLTSLGISIPSSISYAEFIIVSSFHITAVKGSPHSSLSPLILLTLCNISPFLEKLSFSTCTKLMHLFFSLSSPRFLVRNPRNHLLLEYLLQTFANILENKFQENPNFSYSILRLQHKFLSLRSLTLDSALGEERKSSFFLESAKNGEALTEASTTKPENNAASVNSVDSELKDFVFLSSASRTNSSSDLSSKLISLSVPPVLQDVFLHEPRVMSKKLRGKAPEGLSESEMFKRCTSNPFGKDLEATANSWCPTKAWFQSWHSKLEMEAILATISQFTLPVFKKISDESVSTDDAVKFLSESKLKDILPRAPNFRYFLWTNLMNEWFEGFIWFCTLDFDEKGMLGSPNLFTDSKIHRNHGDTMKALDAKSKLNTAEGAMKSIFDKLDGVYSQFSGSSSSANSKYQ; translated from the exons ATGGGAGGTCAAGAATCCAA ATTGGCTTTCCAACGGGGAATTGCACGGCTTGCCGATGATTCA GCCATTCCTTTAGATGATGATGTTTGGGTATCT TTTTGGAATATACCGGAAAGTGCTGCAGAGGTGTACAGCTTTTTAAATCCCGATCTTATTCGAAGAATACGTGAActtcaatttgaaaacattgaGAAATTGTTGCTTGTGTTAACGTCACGACTGTTTGCgctcaaaaacaataagCACTTTCCTAATTTAGAAAGTGCTCCTGCAAATGATGCCTTGAATTGCATTCGTGTCCTTACACGTATCATTCCGCTGCTGGATGAACAGCCCAATTTGCAACAATGGAACCAAAAGTTTTGGTGGAGCTTgcgtaaaagaaaagtgaTGTCTACGGAAAGCTCAGAATTAGATTTAGCAAGCTTTACTTctacttttgaaaaagagcttTCAGCAAACGACAAACCTGACGAACCTTTCACTGCGAATCCGTTGTCTTCGATTATACGGCCGGCGTCCAATGATCCAACCGGCCAAGAGATCTCCAACCATGAAACTAGTAATTCCCTAGATAAATCATACGTATATGAGAAAACATTGATGGAAGAACTACTAAACACCTTGTGTAATCTAATGTTTTGTCGGGGATTTACGCTTCCAGAAGAAAGTCCAGAGCAGTTCACGTATCGAATATG GGATAAAGGAATAGGCACCCAAGAATCGGCATCAAATTTGCCAAAAGATATTCTTTCTAATCGAATTGAAGTCCTCCGCTTAATCATGGTTTTAATCTCCAAACGCGTTTATCAAGATGAGGATTCCAACTCTCATACGTTGACTTACTTGacttatttttcaaacaagCAGTTTAGTCttatctttctttactCGCTCATAAACACG GCTATCAATCTGAGATCTGAAAGCAGGAAAGTTGCATATTCCAATTTACTGTATAACGACGTCAATGGTCCTTTGTCAAAACTAGCTTGTCAAATATTACTTATATTTTGGGATTATACAGCCCCAAAAGCATCCACGCATTATTTTCTACGAAGGTATAATCTACCTTTGGATAGTTGTGTTGAAAACCAATACAGAGCTTACTTTTCTCGGCTTCACCTACAGAAAGATTACGAATTTCTGGTTGATAATTGCTGCCGTTTACTTAATGTTCAGTTACCTATCACTTCTTACCTACCTTTGTCACAAAAACCTTCTATTCATTTCCCAGAGCTTGTTCTCCTCGCTTGGCAAGCAATTTTATACAACAAT AGATTTCGTGCTTATTTAACTACTTCTTCTTACGCTTCAGACTTTTTAGTAGCTATTCAATTCTACGCTTTACGGTACAGGGATGAGCCTAAATATTCTGGTTTGGTTCGGCTATGTCTTTTTATCGTTCATTATTTATCTTCTGAGAAAGTCTTGTGCGAAAGACTAAACAAGCCTTGTTTTAATAGTCAGACTCTGTTGACTTCTCTTGGAATCTCCATTCCCTCTTCCATCTCATACGCAGAGTTTATCATTGTT TCTAGTTTTCACATTACTGCAGTCAAAGGATCACCGCACAGTAGTCTGTCACCATTGATTTTATTGACGTTATGTAACATTTCGCCATTTCTAGAAAAGTTGTCTTTTTCCACCTGTACGAAACTAATGCACCTCTTcttctctctttcttcaCCACGTTTCCTTGTGCGCAATCCGCGAAATCATTTACTATTGGAATATTTACTGCAAACATTCGCCAACATATTAGAAAACAAGTTTCaggaaaatccaaatttttcttactCTATATTGCGGTTACAACAtaagtttctttctttgagGTCTCTGACATTAGATTCAGCTTTAGGtgaggaaagaaaatcatCATTTTTCCTCGAAAGTGCCAAGAACGGCGAAGCCCTGACAGAAGCAAGTACAACAAAGCCAGAAAATAATGCTGCGAGTGTCAATTCAGTGGATTCTGAGCTTAAAGATTTTGTGTTTTTGTCATCCGCTAGCCGTACAAACAGTTCTTCCGACTTATCTTCTAAGTTAATTTCCTTGTCTGTTCCTCCGGTACTACAAGACGTATTCTTACATGAGCCTAGGGTTATGTCTAAAAAGTTAAGAGGGAAGGCTCCTGAGGGGCTGTCTGAGTCTGAAATGTTCAAAAGATGCACTTCCAACCCTTTTGGTAAAGATCTAGAGGCAACTGCTAATTCTTGGTGCCCAACAAAAGCATGGTTTCAGTCATGGCATTCAAAACTTGAGATGGAGGCTATTTTAGCAACTATATCTCAGTTTACACTTCCAgtgtttaaaaaaattagcGACGAGTCAGTATCCACTGACGACGCTGTGAAGTTTTTATCGGAATCCAAGTTGAAGGATATTCTACCGAGGGCTCCCAACTTTCGCTACTTCTTATGGACAAATCTTATGAATGAATGGTTTGAGGGATTCATATGGTTTTGCACActtgattttgatgaaaaaggTATGCTGGGATCCCCAAACCTCTTTAcagattcaaaaattcatcGAAACCATGGTGATACGATGAAAGCATTGGATGCAAAGTCAAAACTGAATACTGCTGAAGGGGCAATGAAATCGATCTTTGATAAACTTGACGGTGTGTATTCTCAGTTTTCGggatcttcttcatcagcAAACTCCAAATATCAATGA